Proteins from a single region of Primulina tabacum isolate GXHZ01 chromosome 5, ASM2559414v2, whole genome shotgun sequence:
- the LOC142544752 gene encoding protein trichome birefringence-like 34, translating into MAPLENTQDQLADFEFSQMGVRTWNLRSKTHYLAGLFLIVLVTAAIYNLAGNNGGIPLEQAVQQIDREIANATREEESVLAHNDNNATTVSSCDMFKGRWVFDNISFPMYKERDCSFMIEDHACEKYGRKDLKYQLWRWQPQDCDLPRFNGTAFLEKIRGKKLVFVGDSLNRNQYISMLCLIESSLSSSVNKSVIRNGNYFGFNAVDYNASIGFYWSPFLVESNNDDPFIHRLQDRVVRIKSIENHGRHWIDADILIFDSFIWWLEPTMTILWGSFGSDDAIYKRVDTREETRYRVYEIGLNTWLDWLEFNINTTKTKLFFMSLSPSHRLGESWGEVNNCYNTSEPISKEDYWGIMSDRRMMRVVESAIEKLESRGIKIRYLNITHMSDYRKDGHPSIYRKFFHSISEEQLKDPTSYSDCYHWCLPGVPDYWNQVLYAHIMNS; encoded by the exons ATGGCTCCATTGGAAAACACACAAGATCAATTAGCTGATTTTGAATTTTCTCAAATGGGAGTTAGAACATGGAACCTTAGATCCAAGACCCATTACCTTGCAGGCCTCTTCCTCATAGTCTTGGTGACTGCTGCTATTTATAACCTTGCGGGAAACAATGGCGGAATCCCATTAGAGCAAGCAGTGCAGCAGATTGATCGGGAGATCGCAAATGCAACGAGAGAAGAGGAATCGGTACTCGCacataatgataataatgctACTACGGTTTCAAGCTGCGACATGTTTAAGGGAAGATGGGTTTTCGATAATATATCGTTTCCGATGTATAAAGAGCGGGATTGTTCTTTCATGATAGAAGATCATGCTTGTGAAAAGTACGGGAGGAAGGACCTCAAATATCAGCTATGGAGATGGCAGCCTCAGGATTGTGATCTTCCAAG GTTTAATGGCACTGCGTTTCTGGAGAAAATAAGGGGGAAGAAGCTTGTGTTTGTAGGGGATTCACTGAATAGAAACCAATACATCTCGATGCTTTGCTTGATCGAGTCATCACTTTCTTCATCGGTAAACAAATCAGTGATCAGAAATGGAAATTACTTCGGCTTTAATGCCGTG GATTACAATGCAAGCATTGGGTTCTATTGGTCTCCGTTTCTAGTCGAATCGAACAATGACGACCCTTTCATCCACCGGCTACAAGACCGGGTGGTAAGAATTAAATCCATCGAGAATCATGGCAGGCACTGGATTGATGCAGATATACTAATCTTTGATTCTTTTATATGGTGGCTGGAGCCAACTATGACCATCTT ATGGGGTTCATTTGGAAGCGACGATGCAATCTACAAAAGAGTCGACACGAGAGAAGAGACGAGGTATCGCGTGTACGAAATTGGATTAAACACATGGTTGGACTGGTTGGAATTCAATATCAACACAACCAAGACAAAATTATTCTTCATGAGCCTGTCCCCTTCTCACAGACT GGGTGAGAGTTGGGGTGAAGTGAACAACTGCTACAATACAAGTGAGCCTATTTCGAAAGAAGATTACTGGGGAATCATGTCTGATCGTAGAATGATGCGCGTAGTGGAATCGGCGATCGAGAAACTGGAGTCCAGAGGGATTAAAATACGGTACTTGAACATAACTCATATGTCTGACTATAGAAAAGATGGTCACCCGTCGATTTATAGGAAATTTTTCCATTCGATAAGCGAGGAGCAATTGAAGGATCCTACGAGCTATTCGGATTGTTACCATTGGTGTCTTCCGGGAGTGCCTGATTATTGGAATCAGGTTCTATATGCTCATATTATGAATTCTTGA